One window of the Eucalyptus grandis isolate ANBG69807.140 chromosome 8, ASM1654582v1, whole genome shotgun sequence genome contains the following:
- the LOC104416930 gene encoding transcription factor bHLH19 — protein MEILSSQLFPEIVTEETLQHAYQHHQIMNAFDFPLEDFDFKFLSSETYSPCSLFVPETTRGLMDPPVKVAPTIMERPMKMPKTQRVSNSCSPETNNAPTTAMSSLSSSSQLISFASLDSFPTESQQIYGAYEIQDCQTETKRIGAMSRPPIDTREHLIAERKRREKLSQSFIALSAIIPGLKKMDKASILSDAIDYMKQLQERVKKLEEEVAIRTVESVVIVKKSQVSAFDDIFSLDENSNHFEQQLPEIEARVLDKHVLLRIHYEKQKGCMTEILREIKKLNLSILNSSVLSFGSSILEMTIVAQMDVDFCMNIEDLVKSLHTSCVGLDEATPCILIANGNGSCSERRIGLDF, from the exons ATGGAGATCTTATCATCCCAGTTGTTCCCTGAGATA GTAACAGAAGAAACACTACAACATGCGTATCAACATCATCAAATAATGAACGCCTTCGATTTCCCTCTTGAAGATTTCGActtcaaatttctctcttcaGAAACGTACTCCCCTTGTTCACTATTTGTTCCGGAAACAACGCGAGGTCTCATGGATCCGCCAGTCAAAGTTGCACCGACAATCATGGAGAGGCCAATGAAGATGCCAAAGACTCAGAGAGTGAGCAACTCTTGCTCACCCGAAACAAACAATGCCCCCACAACGGCGATGTCCTCGCTGTCATCTAGTTCCCAGTTGATATCTTTTGCAAGCTTGGATTCTTTCCCGACTGAATCGCAGCAGATTTACG GTGCTTATGAGATCCAAGACTGTCAAACAGAGACAAAGAGAATTGGCGCAATGAGTAGACCACCTATTGATACACGAGAACACCTGATTGCTGAGAGGAAGCGGCGTGAGAAGCTTAGCCAGAGCTTCATTGCTCTCTCTGCTATCATTCCTGGCCTTAAAAAG ATGGACAAAGCATCGATCCTCAGTGATGCAATCGACTACATGAAGCAGCTTCAAGAACGCGTCAAGAAACTCGAGGAAGAGGTTGCAATCAGGACTGTGGAATCAGTTGTGATTGTAAAGAAGTCTCAGGTCTCGGCGTTCGATGATATATTCTCATTAGATGAGAACTCTAACCACTTTGAGCAACAACTCCCTGAGATCGAAGCAAGGGTCTTGGACAAACATGTTCTTCTTCGTATCCATTATGAGAAACAAAAGGGATGCATGACGGAGATACTTAGAGAAATAAAGAAGTTGAATCTATCTATTCTTAATAGCAGTGTATTATCGTTTGGGAGTTCCATACTAGAAATGACAATCGTAGCTCAG atgGACGTTGACTTCTGCATGAATATTGAGGATCTCGTCAAGAGTCTACACACAAGCTGTGTAGGATTGGATGAAGCCACTCCTTGCATTCTAATTGCAAATGGAAATGGGTCTTGCTCAGAGAGACGAATTGGAttagatttttag